Below is a window of Bifidobacterium asteroides DNA.
CGCAGTGACGTGAGCCTTATAGGCCTCTTCAGGCAATTGAGAACGAACACGGTCATACTCTTGCTTGGAGGAAGGAAGCTCCTCAGCAAGCAACCCAAGCTGGATTTTCCCAGCCTGCTCACTGTTGGAGGAAAGGTGCAGGTCAGCGGCAAGATGGCCGTCCTCAGGGCGCATGCCACTACCCGAAAAACGCGGATAGACAGTGGTTAAATCGCGATTTGTCTTAACTACTCCAGTAAGCTCATCCCCCTCTTCAACACTGGCAAGTGGAGAAGTGGCATGCAGAGTCACGTCCTTCGCTCCGCCCTTGTTGATAATTCGGTATTGGGCTACAAGAACATTGTCATTAGTGATGTACTTGACTAATTCCATAGATAAGGACGGATCATCCGTCTCAAAACTGCCCCGCCAGTAACTAGGGGTCTGCTTTCGCTCGTCAGCAACTTCATGAACGGCCAGCTTTTGTTGCCCTTTATAAAAATCAACGGTAAAAGCACCCTTGCTGCTGATCGTGTCCTTGTAGGCTATCTCGCCTCCAAACCCGAATACTGATGGTTCATGAGTACGCATATATGCAGCTCGACCACGCGAAAATAGATACTGATTCGTATCTGCACCCTCGTAGATGTAGGTTCCGACATCGTTGGTCCCCTTGCCGGTCGGCTGGTCGCCTTTTCTGGTGAGAATCCGATCAATCCAAAAATCATGATTGGTATCTGTCCCCGCCCCCCGGGAAAGATCATTATCAAAAACCTTCGAAAGATAGCCGGCAGAGGGATTAAAGGCCTGTCCGCTAGCTGGAATCGGATTATCCACACCGCCGAAATGGGGATACCCCATCTCCGCATTTGCATTGGAATACTCAGCAGCAGCCGCAGGCAGCACGCCTCCAGTGGCAAGCGTTGCCACCGCGGCAAAGGCGACCACCAGAGAGGTCAAGCCTTTAGATAATTTGCACATACCACGTTCCTTTCGGACGCATTTACAGTTAAGCCATGCAGCTATGCACATCACTGTGAAACAGCACAGCCCGATGCCCAGCAATTTACCAAGCACGAAGCAGCGAATGGCATCGATTTTGAAGCATCGAATTCAGTGTAAATCAGAGAATACGCTTTCGCAAATTAAATATAGGGTTTTCTGGCGCTCTTTTCGCACTTTCGCTTCGTATTTTCCTCGTATTGTTTCCTTGACAGCAACGCATGGACGGTCAAACATGCTGATACTCATTGTTCCGACTGATAATTGGTATCACCGACCGCGGTAAACCACAAGCGCTGAGACAATCAGGCCATATTTGACCTCTCCAATGGTGGAGAGGGATAGACCAAATCGTTGCTACAGCCTTGTTTGCAACTTCCACACAAACAATACGAGGCCAAGCTACCCCCTAACAATAGGCGCACAGCGCTGCCGCACCCATGCTCCCATCACGAGCATCTTGTACGAATCCGCCATCACACAAACCTCCGGTTATATATTTCAAAATTCATATAAGATCAATCAAGACACATGGACAGGCCATTAAACCATCCGAAGGTATCTATAGGCCGTGGACTCCGAGATGGACAGCAGTCTGGCAACCTTCGCCACGGAACCCTTGATGTTGAAACAACCCTGGCCATTCAATCGCCGTATCGCATCAATCCGCTGTTCAGGACTCAATTGATCAACCCTCGCCCCTGCCTCGACGCAGGTTTGATCGATTACCTGTTCCATGACATCGTCCGCTGAAGCTACCAGGTTCTCTTCCTGCTGCTCGGAGTCATTACGGTCAGACACGGGGAAGTACATATCCTTCAACTGTTCGACCGAATGCTCGATAGCCAGCAATGGCGTTTGATCGCTGTTAATGCACAGTGCTCCGACAATCTTTCCTCGGTGTCTTATCAGGTACGTGGAAGAGACAAGCAGGCTCTTGTTGGCGGAAGATCTTCCCCGGTATCCAACCACGTAATCACTGCCATCAGGTGTCCCATCGCGCACAAGACGAAGCAAAAAATCGGTCGCCGGAGAACCGACTTCCCGCGAAGACACCTGACCATTAGCGATAGCAATGATCGAGTTCTTCGTATTGGCGACATTATGCAACGCCACCTCGGTTCTCGGCCCTAATACCTCACCAAGGAAATTGACCAAAGGAATATACTGTTTCAGATATTGAGCATCATCTGCCGAATCAGACTCCTGATCGACTGTCCTAGCATTATGCACCATACGCGTTCACCCCATCGCATCTGTATACAACCGTATTTCACGCATACCTACCAAGATCAGAAGGGTGCCCTCCCAAAACACCGGCACCCTCCGACCTGTTACGGCAGTAGTTCTAAAGTAAGCCCTCTCCTTTGGCGATATAGGCGGACATCTCATCCCGGGGCACCATAGACCCGCCGGTGCACCAAGCTATATGAGTCGCCCTGACCATAGAAGCATCATCCAATCCGATCTTTCTGATGCACTCCCTGTCGCTCAGGACTCGCCATGGTCCCACGAATCCGGCAGCAGCCGAAGGCTCAACATCTATGCCTGCTGCATCATGAAGACTGGCTTCAATACGGAAGAGCTCATCATCATCTATGGTGAGGAATCCGTCCACCAGTCCTTGCATGGCCTTGCCCACGAATCGAGATGGGCGTCCACAGGCCAAGCCATCAGCTGCAGTCACATTATCGATTCCGAAGTCCTGAACGCTTACCCCATCGTGCAGACCAGTGTAGGTGCCCAAGAACATGGATGGGCAATGAGTTGGCTCAGCAAAGAGGCAATGCACAGCATCACCGAAGACCGTCTTAAGTCCGAAAGCCACACCGCCAGGAGAGCCACCAACCCCACAGGGCAAGTAGACAAAGAGGGGATTATCCTGGTCCACCCGAACATCATAGGTGCGCAACTGGCCCGCCAGACGCCTTCCGGCTACGGCATAGCCCAGGAAAAGGGTAGTGGAATTTTCATCGTCAATGAAGTAAGCCATGGGATCGGACTGGGCCTCTTTCCTGCCGGACGCAACTGCGACCGAATAGTCCGATTGATACTCATAGACATGAACGCCATTGGCGCGAAGCTTATCTTTTTTCCATTGTCGTGCATCCGCCGACATATGCACGCTGGCATCAAAGCCCAGAGCTGCACTCATGATGCCGATGGACAGCCCCAAGTTGCCGGTCGAACCGACTGCAATCTTATATTGGCTGAAGAATTTCTTCATAGCAGGCGTCGCCAGCTTGCGATAATCATCATCCACAGTCAACAGTCCGGCATCAATGGCCAGGTCCTCAGCATGTTTAAGTACCTCGTATATGCCGCCTCGTGCCTTAATGGATCCGCTGATAGGCAATTCGCTGTCCAACTTAGCCCACAGCTGCCCCGACAACTGTTGACCATATCGACCGCCCAGCGCTGCAGCCAACTTCGGAACCGCGACAAGCGGTGATTCTATGATCCCCATAGAACTCGCTGTGGCCGGGAACAGCTCCATAATCAGCGGTGCAAACCTCTTCAATCGATCTGCAGCGTCGTCAACATCCTTGACCGTCAGACCCACACGCTTAATTCCATCCTTTGCAGGCAAGACCTGATCATTGAACCAAGTCGTTTCTTGCTCCTGCATCAGCTCTTTCAAGAGCGGCAGGTCACTGGTCCATTGCGCAGCCGTCTTTCCGTGTATCAATTCATTCATAATTTGGCTCCTTTTATTCTCGCCAAGTTGTTGTCGTTTATCGGCCAATCAAGTTAAACGACCAGACTCAGCAGCAAAATAACCCCTAAAGCTATAACGGATGTGATCGATGTGCCGACTGTCAGTGTCTTGTAAGCCTGTGGAACGCTTATTTGCAAATATTCCTTGACCATCCAGAACAGAGAATCAGTCACATGCGTCAGCCCAATAGCGCCGGCTCCAATGGCCAGAGCCAGAATCGCAGGCGAAAGGCCAGGATTCGCCGTCAGCAGTGGCAGCACGATCCCAGCAGCGCTGATCATGGCCACAGTGGCGGAACCCACAGCGAAGTGCAGTATCAAAGCTATGAGCCAGGCTAGAATGATAGGGCTGACCGGCAAATGGGAGAAGGCCTGGGCCAGACCAGGCGCGACGCCTGAAGCCGTCAGCACCGCATTGAAAGCTCCCCCAGCGCCGATGATCAGCAAAATTCCACCGATTGGGCCGAAGGAACCGTCGGTTATTTCTTGCAGCTGTTTCAACCCGAGCCCTTTGCTTAGCCCGAGGGACCAATAAGCAAACAGGAGAGCAATGGTCAAAGCCGAGATCGGGTTTCCGATGACATTGATCCACTTCATCGCCAGGATGTCACTCGGCAGCACCCGTTCGCATATGGTTCTGGTCACCATGATCAACAGAGGCAGAAGAATGGTAAGCAAGGTGATGCCGAAACCAGGAAGCTCCTTCTCGCTCTTTTCATCAAAAGAGCCCATACCTCCTTTTTCGTCCTTCATCAGAGCCGGGTCGTGTGCCGGTATGACAAAATGTGCAAACAAGACTCCGCCGACGAGAACAGAGGGGACCGCAGCACACAAACCTAGTAAAATCACTGTCCCAATATCGGCATGCAAGGTCCCTGCGATTGCCGTAGCGGCCGGATGAGGCGGAAGAATACAGTGCACCACCATCAAAGAAGTAGCCAGGGGAATGCCAATTTTGAGCCGTGATATGCCCGCCTCTTTAGCCACCACAAAGACCAAAGGCACCAGAAGAACAAAACCAACTTCAACAAAAACCGGAATCCCACAAATTAAGCCAAGCAAGGCCATGATGATTGTTGCATGCTGTTTGCCGAACACCCGCAGCATGGTCTGGGCCAACTGTTGAGCCCCGCCCGAAACCTCCAGTAATTTGCCCAGAACAGCCCCGAATCCAATGATCAATGTAAGAAATCCCAGGGTGTCCCCAACACCTTTTTCTATAGTATCGGTGATTTTATCCAGAGGTACCTGGGTCACAAACGCCACAAAGAAGGCCGCAATCAGCAGAGCGAGTGATGGATGCATTCGGACCTTGACGATCAACAACACAATTAGAGCTATGGCAATAAATAAGACCGCCAAAAGCGGGCCAGTATCCATGACAACTCCTTTGTTTTCAGAACATCAAGTAAAGAAAATTTTACCGTTATAACTATTTATTGTCAAGCATAACGACAGATCGCTCTCAGAATGCGTCGGTATCAGGTCAATAAAAAATCGCCGCCACATGGACGGCGATTCGCAAGAGGCCATAGACCTCCTACAGGTCACTGCACCTGGGAACGGGCAATCTTGCCGGTGAAGGACTGGGCCTCGTCGGCATCCTTGACGTCCTTATTCCAGGAGAACATGGCACGCAGCTTGGGGCCGACCTCCTCGATCTTCTCGTGGGAGTACTTCTCTTGGAGCTCCTTGAACTTGGGGGCGCCGGCATCCTGATCATCGATGAACTCCTTGGCGAAGGAGCCGTCCTGAATGCGTTGCAGCTGGTGACGCATCCTGTCCTTGGTGGACTCATCCACCACGGTTGAGGTGAAATCGCCGTACTGGGCGGTGTCGGAGCAGGACCACCGGGCCTTGTTCAGGCCGCCCTCGTTCATCAGGTCGACCAGCATCTTGAGCTCGTGGCAGACCTCGAAGTAGGCAATCTCCGGCTGATAGCCAGCCTCAGTCAGCACCTCGAAGCCAGCCTCGACAAGGTGGTTCACCCCGCCCATGAGCACATCCTGCTCGCCGAAGAGATCGGTCTCGGTCTCCTCCTTGAAGGTGGTCTTGATGGCGCCGGCGCGCAGGGCGCCTAGAGCCTTGGCATAGGCCAGGGTGATGTCCCAGGCGTCGCCGCGCGGATCCTGCTCCACGGCCACAACCACGGGCACGCCACGGCCGGCCACATACTCGCGGCGGACGATGTGACCCGGGCCCTTGGGGGCCACCATGAAGACCGGATGGTCCGCACTGGGCTTGATGTAGCCGTAATGGATGTTGAAACCGTGCGCGAATCCGACTGCCGCGCCCTCTTTGATGTTGGGCTCGATGTCGTCCCGCCAGATGTTGCGCTGGTATTGGTCGGGGGCCAGGATCATGACGATGTCGGCCTCCTTGGTGGCCTCGGGCACGGTCTTGACCTCCAGCCCCTGCTCCTTGGCGAAGGGCACCGACTTGGAGTTGGCACGCAGGCCGACCACCACATCTACACCGGAATCACGCAGGTTCAGCGCATGAGCATGTCCCTGGGAACCATAGCCGATGATGGCCACCTTCTTGCCTTCCAGAACCGAAAGGTCCCCATCCTTCTCATACCAGATCTGTGCTGCCATTATCTACACTCCTTCATGTGCGGTCCAACCGGGCCGGTTCTTCCAGGCCGGGGACTCAAAATACTGTGAATTCCTGTCGTTGTTCCAGGCGGACGATGCTCTTTCGACCGGGGCAACGGATTTTGTCCTTGGCCCCGATCCGTACCCAATGGATACGGTATGCCTCCAACCATACTCGTGATATGGCCAGATGGACTGTCCGCAATTCGTTGTTTGGACACCGGCGCAATGCGAAGAAGCAGCCGGCGGGATGCGTCCATGGCTTACTTGGTGAAGTCCACATCCTTGGTTTCGTGGCAGGTCAGCACTGCCACCAGGCAGCAGACCGCCATAACGGCCAGGTAGAGCCCGACCGAGCGCACTCCCCAGTGGGAGGAGAGCCAGGTGGCGATGGTAGGCACGAAGGCCGCGCCCACGATGGCCGCCAGGTTGTAGCCGATGCCGGAACCCGAGTAGCGCACATTGGCGTCAAAGAGCTCCGGCAGGAAAGCGCCGATAGGCCCGAAGGCGATGCCCATCAGGGCGAACCCGACGCAGAGGAAGACCATGACCTGGAAGGTGTTGTGATGGGCCATGAGCAGGTAGGGGAAGACCAGGCTGAAGACCACCAGCATGACTGAGCTGCCGATCAGCACCCGGCGACGGCCGATGCGATCCGCATAGACGCAGGCCAGCACGATGAAGAGGGCGAAGACCAGGATGGAGACCATGAGCATGAGCAGGTACTCCTGGTTGGTGAAGCCCAGTCCGCCGCCGCCCTGAGACTTAGGCTTGGTGCCGTAGGCCAGGGACCAGGTGGCCAGGGTGTAGAAGAGGGTGTAGGTGACCGCGACCAGGAAGGTGGCCTGGAGCACCTGACGCCAGCTCTTGCGGAAGACCTCCAACAGCGGGGTCTTGACGACCTTCTGCTGGTCCAGAGCCATCTGGAAGATGGGTGTCTCTTGCATGGAGACGCGCACGGCCAGCCCTACAACCACCAGGATAGCGGAGAGCAGGAAGGGCACACGCCAGCCCCAACTCAGCATCTGCTCGGGAGTGCAGAACATCTCCAGCAGGAAGTAGGTCCCGTTGGCCAGGAAGAAGCCGATGGGAGCGCCCAGCTCAGGGAAGGAGCCGTAGAGAGCCCTCTTGCCTTCCGGGGCGTTCTCAGTGGCCACCAGGGCCGCACCGGACCACTCGCCGCCCAGGCCTATACCTTGCACGAACCGGCAGAGGCAGAGGACCACCACGGCCCAGAGTCCCCAGGTGGCATAGGTGGGCAGGAGGCCAATCAGGACCGTGGAGCAGCCCATGGTCAGCAGAGAGACCACCAGCGTGGTCTTGCGTCCCTGACGGTCCCCGAAGTGTCCGAAGATCAAAGATCCCAAGGGCCGCGCGATGAAAGCGATGGCGAAGGTCAGCAGGGAGGCCAGAAGGGCCACGGTCGGATCGGTCTTGGGGAAGAAGAGCTTGGGGAAATAGTTGGCCGAAGCCGTTCCGTAAGCGTAGAAATCGTAGAACTCGATGGCCGTGCCGACCATGGAGGCCCCGATGACTGTGCGGACCGAGCTGCGGGTCACACGGGTGCCGCCGGACACGGAGGCTGCCGGTGCCGGGGAAGCGACACTGACGTCGTTTGCCGTCATCACTTCATCTCATCTCCTTATAGAAAAACCCCGCTGCTGGCAGGGTTTGATGCGATGAAGCCTACGCGTCCAGCCCCGCCTTCCGACGGGGTCGAACAATGAAGATTGTCGAGTCAGTCCGCCGGTGAGGACGGGCTAATAATTCGTGCGGACATAGTGCCGAATGGGCGGGTGTCTGTCGAGCTGGTCATCACGGCGAACCTCCTTTCATCATCCTCGAATCGGATGCGTTCTCTGCGCATCCGCATTGGTGCTGACCATAGGCCTGACATCGGCCGGTCCAGCGAGACTGGTCCGCTATGTGGACGGATGGATGTTGGGATCAGTGAAGAAACGGCCTGGAAATTCGCTGGAGATCACGGCCTGACGGTCGGCATACATCAGGGCACAGGAGAAGGAAAATCTGGCGGCCAGCGCATCCGGCGGCACCAGGAAGAGGGCGGTGGCCAGACCGTCAGCCAGGCCCGTGGGGTGTTCGTTGTCCTTTTCACCGGCTACCACCCAGGAGGCCAGCACATGGTCGACTGGACGGCCGTTGATGGCATCCAAGATGTGGTGAAGTGCCGTCAACCCCGCCGCTGCAGCATCCTCGGACCGGTCGGTCCAATGGCGACGGCTGGGTGCCGAGGCGCACAAGGAGCCGCGGGACAACTCGATCCGACCCACGCCTGCAGACAGATCACCGGGATCCTCCATGGCGACGGAAATCGGACGAGAGGTCCGCATACGCATGTCGCCGCCGGCATCGATCATGTACTCTTTGACCTGCGGTTCGAGCAGATCAGCAATGAGGTCTACCAGATAGCCCTTGCCAACTGCCCCGAAATCAAGGCTGACCGGACCGGTAGTCATAAGGACAGCACCCTGACGCCTGAGGTCATCACCCCAGGTGGGTCGCCCATGGATCCGTCCCAGATGACCGGCGGCGTCGACCTGCAACCGGAAGGTGGGCTGTCGGCCGTAGCCCAGACGGGTCAGATCCTCGCCCACCATGGGATCCAGGGCCCCGTCGGTGACGGAATACAGCCTGTCATATAGATCAAAGAGCCCTTGGCAGTAGTCCGGAAAGACGAACCTTCCCCCATGACAGGCCTGGGCCATTTGCGCAGGTATGGCATCCTGCCTGAACCGTGACAGGGCACTTTCGTAATCCTCGATCAGACCAGCGATAGTCCCGTGCAGTCGTTCTCCCAGAGGCCTGTCCGTGGAGATGATGATTCCCGTACCCACCGCCCCGGGGAAGGCGGTTAGGCAGGGCAGCCCCATGGAACTTCCTTACTCGATCAGAGAATGGATCTGCACGATCTGGTCGCGGCCCGGGCCCGAGCCGACGGCCGAGATGCGGCAGCCGGACAGGTCCTCCAGACGATGGATGTAGTCCTTGGCCTTGGTCGGGAACTCCTCGAAGCTCTTGGCGCCGGAGATGTCCTCGCGCCAGCCCGGCAGCTCCTCGTACACCGGCTGGGCCGATTGGAACTCGGCCTGGTCCACGGGCATCCGATCCACCCTGACCCGGGAGCCGTCGGACCGGGTGACGTCATAGCCCACGCAGACCGGGATGGTCTCCAGGCCGGAGAGGACATCCAGCTTGGTCAGCACGATGTCGGTCAGGCCGTTGATCTGCACCGCATAGCGGCTGACCAGCGCGTCGAACCAGCCGCAGCGGCGGGAGCGACCGGTGGTCACCCCGTACTCGTGGCCCTGACGGCGCAGCCATTCGCCCTGCTCGTTGTCCAGCTCCGTGGGGAAGGGCCCCTCGCCCACGCGGGTCACATAGGCCTTGGCCACGCCGACCACCCGGTCAATCTTGGTCGGGCCCACGCCGGTACCGGTGCAGGCGCCCCCAGCCGTGCAGTTGGATGAAGTAACAAAGGGATAGGTGCCATGATCCACGTCCAGCATGGTGGCCTGTCCTCCCTCGAAGAGGACGTTCTTGCCCTGCTCCAGGGCTTGGTTGAGCATCAGTGAGGTATTGGCCACGTAGGGCTTGAGCTGCTCGGCGTATCCCGCCAGCTCTTCAACAGTGGCTTCCACCTCAATGGCCCTGCGGTTGTAAAGCTTAACCAGCATCTGATTCTTCTGATGAAGGCTGGCCTCCACCTTGTCGCGCAGATGGTCGACATTGAACAGGTCGTGCACGCGAATGCCCACACGGTTGATCTTGTCAGCGTAGGCCGGGCCGATCCCACGGCCTGTCGTGCCGATCTTATGCTTGCCCAGAAAGCGCTCGGTCACCTTGTCCAGTGTCCGATGGTAGGGGGCGATGACGTGCGCAGACTCGCTGATCCTCAACCGGCTGCAGTCCACGCCGCGGGACTGGAGCCCGTCGATCTCCTCGAAGAGGGCGGCCGGGTCGACCACGACGCCGTTGCCGATGACCGGAGTGATGGCCGGGTGAATGATCCCCGAGGGCAGGAGGTGGAGGGCGTACTCCTGGTCGCCCACGACCACGGTATGGCCGGCATTGTTGCCCC
It encodes the following:
- a CDS encoding transcriptional regulator encodes the protein MVHNARTVDQESDSADDAQYLKQYIPLVNFLGEVLGPRTEVALHNVANTKNSIIAIANGQVSSREVGSPATDFLLRLVRDGTPDGSDYVVGYRGRSSANKSLLVSSTYLIRHRGKIVGALCINSDQTPLLAIEHSVEQLKDMYFPVSDRNDSEQQEENLVASADDVMEQVIDQTCVEAGARVDQLSPEQRIDAIRRLNGQGCFNIKGSVAKVARLLSISESTAYRYLRMV
- a CDS encoding D-serine ammonia-lyase, giving the protein MADKRQQLGENKRSQIMNELIHGKTAAQWTSDLPLLKELMQEQETTWFNDQVLPAKDGIKRVGLTVKDVDDAADRLKRFAPLIMELFPATASSMGIIESPLVAVPKLAAALGGRYGQQLSGQLWAKLDSELPISGSIKARGGIYEVLKHAEDLAIDAGLLTVDDDYRKLATPAMKKFFSQYKIAVGSTGNLGLSIGIMSAALGFDASVHMSADARQWKKDKLRANGVHVYEYQSDYSVAVASGRKEAQSDPMAYFIDDENSTTLFLGYAVAGRRLAGQLRTYDVRVDQDNPLFVYLPCGVGGSPGGVAFGLKTVFGDAVHCLFAEPTHCPSMFLGTYTGLHDGVSVQDFGIDNVTAADGLACGRPSRFVGKAMQGLVDGFLTIDDDELFRIEASLHDAAGIDVEPSAAAGFVGPWRVLSDRECIRKIGLDDASMVRATHIAWCTGGSMVPRDEMSAYIAKGEGLL
- a CDS encoding gluconate:H+ symporter; amino-acid sequence: MDTGPLLAVLFIAIALIVLLIVKVRMHPSLALLIAAFFVAFVTQVPLDKITDTIEKGVGDTLGFLTLIIGFGAVLGKLLEVSGGAQQLAQTMLRVFGKQHATIIMALLGLICGIPVFVEVGFVLLVPLVFVVAKEAGISRLKIGIPLATSLMVVHCILPPHPAATAIAGTLHADIGTVILLGLCAAVPSVLVGGVLFAHFVIPAHDPALMKDEKGGMGSFDEKSEKELPGFGITLLTILLPLLIMVTRTICERVLPSDILAMKWINVIGNPISALTIALLFAYWSLGLSKGLGLKQLQEITDGSFGPIGGILLIIGAGGAFNAVLTASGVAPGLAQAFSHLPVSPIILAWLIALILHFAVGSATVAMISAAGIVLPLLTANPGLSPAILALAIGAGAIGLTHVTDSLFWMVKEYLQISVPQAYKTLTVGTSITSVIALGVILLLSLVV
- the ilvC gene encoding ketol-acid reductoisomerase, which gives rise to MAAQIWYEKDGDLSVLEGKKVAIIGYGSQGHAHALNLRDSGVDVVVGLRANSKSVPFAKEQGLEVKTVPEATKEADIVMILAPDQYQRNIWRDDIEPNIKEGAAVGFAHGFNIHYGYIKPSADHPVFMVAPKGPGHIVRREYVAGRGVPVVVAVEQDPRGDAWDITLAYAKALGALRAGAIKTTFKEETETDLFGEQDVLMGGVNHLVEAGFEVLTEAGYQPEIAYFEVCHELKMLVDLMNEGGLNKARWSCSDTAQYGDFTSTVVDESTKDRMRHQLQRIQDGSFAKEFIDDQDAGAPKFKELQEKYSHEKIEEVGPKLRAMFSWNKDVKDADEAQSFTGKIARSQVQ
- a CDS encoding MFS transporter, with amino-acid sequence MTANDVSVASPAPAASVSGGTRVTRSSVRTVIGASMVGTAIEFYDFYAYGTASANYFPKLFFPKTDPTVALLASLLTFAIAFIARPLGSLIFGHFGDRQGRKTTLVVSLLTMGCSTVLIGLLPTYATWGLWAVVVLCLCRFVQGIGLGGEWSGAALVATENAPEGKRALYGSFPELGAPIGFFLANGTYFLLEMFCTPEQMLSWGWRVPFLLSAILVVVGLAVRVSMQETPIFQMALDQQKVVKTPLLEVFRKSWRQVLQATFLVAVTYTLFYTLATWSLAYGTKPKSQGGGGLGFTNQEYLLMLMVSILVFALFIVLACVYADRIGRRRVLIGSSVMLVVFSLVFPYLLMAHHNTFQVMVFLCVGFALMGIAFGPIGAFLPELFDANVRYSGSGIGYNLAAIVGAAFVPTIATWLSSHWGVRSVGLYLAVMAVCCLVAVLTCHETKDVDFTK
- a CDS encoding FAD:protein FMN transferase, with amino-acid sequence MGLPCLTAFPGAVGTGIIISTDRPLGERLHGTIAGLIEDYESALSRFRQDAIPAQMAQACHGGRFVFPDYCQGLFDLYDRLYSVTDGALDPMVGEDLTRLGYGRQPTFRLQVDAAGHLGRIHGRPTWGDDLRRQGAVLMTTGPVSLDFGAVGKGYLVDLIADLLEPQVKEYMIDAGGDMRMRTSRPISVAMEDPGDLSAGVGRIELSRGSLCASAPSRRHWTDRSEDAAAAGLTALHHILDAINGRPVDHVLASWVVAGEKDNEHPTGLADGLATALFLVPPDALAARFSFSCALMYADRQAVISSEFPGRFFTDPNIHPST
- a CDS encoding adenylosuccinate synthase, which produces MPGIVIVGAQWGDEGKGKATDLIGEHMDYVARFNGGNNAGHTVVVGDQEYALHLLPSGIIHPAITPVIGNGVVVDPAALFEEIDGLQSRGVDCSRLRISESAHVIAPYHRTLDKVTERFLGKHKIGTTGRGIGPAYADKINRVGIRVHDLFNVDHLRDKVEASLHQKNQMLVKLYNRRAIEVEATVEELAGYAEQLKPYVANTSLMLNQALEQGKNVLFEGGQATMLDVDHGTYPFVTSSNCTAGGACTGTGVGPTKIDRVVGVAKAYVTRVGEGPFPTELDNEQGEWLRRQGHEYGVTTGRSRRCGWFDALVSRYAVQINGLTDIVLTKLDVLSGLETIPVCVGYDVTRSDGSRVRVDRMPVDQAEFQSAQPVYEELPGWREDISGAKSFEEFPTKAKDYIHRLEDLSGCRISAVGSGPGRDQIVQIHSLIE